In Ignavibacteria bacterium, a single genomic region encodes these proteins:
- a CDS encoding PglZ domain-containing protein produces MANEIKKYVINLIDDNLKKFGLIVWYDPEEYFKDIFKNTFKDYTVVYFEGSYYELRYKTEKYFDDIEKYKLIIYIKNSRDKQNYPLIEFERAGVIFEPEGALENNSEPSVLIREAIKEIVSKDFVNEIIEKIKKRLLTLDEVQSLIDKAEPLKTGTLSLIFQTDNPKNIVLNFISSNNYDAELDRKEAVSELRELSETFLGVSFKNSMDLNTLRNSIVESLILSEFVCILENEDKNKFVKLNLIQEINQRSELINILKEWRQRIDIQDKYSEYAINIQSKYFPNGITIDFRKLISIDTFLLADTLIIDSLVKLDINTVKNDIIDIIKLRKNLYWSNIKPEIKLIYTVLELSFELILQIKNAILEIGNKYFNTKELFKKYSDYNENNAWFYIDQKYRIIENKFYELDLDPKISDKVELLINKCRFLYTELINKQIPLVIKEVSNNQLSNFGIKLQRNIYNDIVLPTLEDKKVAYILVDALRYEMGVELCKLINNSEEITIEPAIASIPTITNIGMLSLLVTGDKKISFENDKEKMFLKVENIRIKDRKDRIAYFESIQKQNILVLKLDDVVKPKKSIQDKIKEANIILITSQEIDLLNEAGNEILTKNLMSEILLNIKRAINHLSQLGVEYCIISADHGFLLGSELGKDNKIDSPNGRKYELHKRCWIGLGGDNPENTIRISGNKLGFDTDIDFVFPIGNGIFNSPGIENIYVHGGISFQEIIIPVIKIKNKITSNIPKSLKEEYQLSSSKEIITNRIFTIKGEYLSNQLEFDESKHKSIKVRIIVFLDNEVVGKAETSEYGYNENTKEIELIENKPNVITIVLNEKVNKGNLDIIMYDSLNDLEIKKLKIPINIII; encoded by the coding sequence ATGGCAAATGAAATTAAAAAATATGTAATAAATTTAATCGACGATAATCTTAAAAAATTTGGGTTAATTGTCTGGTATGATCCCGAAGAATACTTCAAAGATATATTTAAGAACACTTTTAAAGATTATACCGTTGTATATTTTGAGGGAAGTTATTATGAGCTAAGGTATAAAACGGAAAAGTACTTTGATGATATAGAAAAGTACAAATTAATAATTTATATTAAAAATTCTCGAGATAAGCAAAATTATCCATTAATAGAATTTGAAAGAGCAGGTGTGATTTTTGAACCGGAAGGTGCACTGGAAAATAATTCGGAACCCTCAGTATTAATTAGAGAAGCGATAAAAGAGATTGTTTCAAAAGATTTTGTAAATGAAATAATCGAAAAGATAAAAAAAAGACTTTTAACATTAGATGAAGTACAAAGCTTAATTGATAAAGCAGAGCCATTAAAAACAGGAACATTATCTCTTATTTTCCAAACTGATAATCCAAAAAACATAGTTCTTAATTTTATCTCTTCAAATAATTATGATGCAGAATTAGATAGAAAAGAAGCTGTAAGTGAATTACGAGAACTGAGCGAAACATTTCTTGGGGTTTCATTTAAAAATTCAATGGATTTAAACACTCTACGTAATTCCATTGTAGAAAGTCTAATTTTGAGTGAATTTGTATGTATCCTTGAAAATGAGGATAAAAATAAATTTGTAAAATTAAATCTAATTCAAGAAATTAATCAAAGATCTGAATTAATAAATATATTAAAAGAATGGCGACAAAGAATAGACATACAGGATAAATATTCAGAATACGCTATAAATATACAGAGTAAATATTTTCCAAATGGAATTACAATAGATTTTCGTAAATTAATTAGTATTGATACTTTTCTTCTTGCTGATACACTAATAATAGATTCTTTGGTAAAATTAGATATCAACACGGTAAAAAATGATATTATAGATATAATAAAACTTAGAAAAAATTTATATTGGTCTAATATCAAACCCGAGATAAAACTTATTTATACAGTATTAGAACTTTCATTTGAATTAATACTGCAAATTAAAAATGCAATATTAGAAATTGGTAATAAATATTTTAATACTAAAGAACTCTTCAAAAAATATTCTGATTATAACGAGAATAATGCGTGGTTTTATATAGATCAAAAATATAGAATTATCGAGAACAAATTTTATGAATTAGACCTTGACCCCAAAATTTCCGATAAAGTTGAATTATTAATTAATAAGTGTAGGTTTTTATATACAGAATTAATTAATAAACAAATTCCCTTAGTAATAAAAGAAGTTTCAAATAACCAATTATCTAATTTTGGAATTAAGTTACAAAGAAATATATATAATGATATAGTATTACCTACTTTAGAAGATAAAAAAGTAGCATATATTCTAGTCGATGCTTTGAGATATGAAATGGGTGTTGAGCTTTGTAAACTTATTAATAATTCCGAAGAAATTACTATAGAACCAGCAATAGCTAGTATTCCAACAATTACTAATATAGGAATGCTTTCTCTTCTTGTAACCGGTGATAAAAAAATATCTTTTGAAAACGACAAAGAAAAAATGTTTTTAAAAGTTGAAAATATTAGAATTAAAGATAGAAAAGATAGAATAGCATATTTCGAGAGTATTCAGAAACAAAATATTCTCGTATTAAAGTTAGATGATGTAGTAAAACCAAAGAAGAGTATTCAGGATAAAATAAAAGAAGCAAATATAATATTAATTACTTCGCAAGAAATTGATTTGCTAAATGAAGCAGGGAATGAAATATTGACAAAAAATTTAATGAGTGAAATATTATTGAATATTAAAAGAGCTATTAATCATCTTTCACAATTAGGTGTTGAATACTGCATCATTTCCGCAGATCATGGGTTCCTTTTAGGTTCAGAACTTGGTAAAGATAATAAAATTGATTCACCAAATGGACGAAAATATGAATTACATAAAAGATGCTGGATTGGATTGGGTGGCGATAATCCGGAAAATACAATAAGGATATCAGGAAATAAATTAGGATTTGATACTGATATCGATTTTGTTTTCCCAATTGGAAATGGAATATTTAATTCTCCAGGAATTGAAAATATATATGTGCATGGTGGAATTTCATTTCAAGAGATAATTATTCCGGTTATAAAAATAAAAAATAAAATCACTTCAAATATTCCAAAATCTTTAAAAGAAGAATATCAATTAAGTTCTTCAAAAGAAATTATTACGAACAGAATATTTACAATAAAGGGAGAATATTTAAGTAATCAGTTGGAATTTGATGAGTCTAAACATAAGTCAATTAAAGTTAGGATTATAGTTTTCCTTGACAATGAAGTTGTTGGTAAAGCGGAAACTTCTGAATATGGGTATAACGAGAATACTAAGGAAATTGAATTAATCGAAAATAAACCTAATGTAATTACGATTGTATTAAATGAGAAAGTAAATAAAGGTAATTTGGATATTATAATGTATGATTCGCTTAATGATTTAGAAATAAAAAAATTAAAAATACCTATCAATATAATTATATAA